The following are from one region of the bacterium genome:
- the nusA gene encoding transcription termination factor NusA produces the protein MDYDFIQALEAIARNKGIEQDILYDALEAGLLAAGRRRFGEHAVISSQVDLDEGKVLVWLTKKVVRRVKDHITEISQKDARYLAGAEVVIGDELDIEVDTSDFGRSAAQTAKQVVMQRIREAERDTIFDEFKHREGTLINGIVQGDSAGGIVIDLGRTDGIMPYSERIPREQYRKGDRVKAFVLEVRKTNRSPQIILSRRHPGLVEQLFAQEIPEVADGTVVIAAIARDAGFRTKVAVRSTDPNVDAVGTCVGLRGYRIQSIVRELDQERVDLVLWDRDMLRFAKHSFNPVEVLRAEYDEINERVLVVVPDEKLSVAIGKGGRNIKLASRLVGVRIDVRSPEQYEEEKTALSAQEEQEEVVADLTCLPGVGESTAMNLFAAGFDGVETVAAASAENLSKAKGIGPKTAEKLILAAKKLLEEEGY, from the coding sequence ATGGATTACGACTTCATCCAAGCCCTGGAAGCCATCGCCAGGAACAAGGGCATCGAGCAGGACATCCTCTACGACGCGCTGGAGGCTGGCCTTCTGGCCGCCGGTCGGCGCCGGTTCGGCGAGCACGCCGTCATATCGTCCCAGGTGGACCTGGACGAGGGGAAGGTCCTGGTCTGGTTGACCAAGAAGGTAGTGCGCAGGGTCAAGGACCACATCACGGAGATTTCGCAGAAGGACGCGCGGTACCTGGCCGGCGCCGAGGTGGTCATCGGCGACGAGCTGGACATCGAGGTGGACACCTCGGATTTCGGCCGCTCCGCCGCCCAGACCGCCAAACAGGTCGTCATGCAGCGCATCCGGGAGGCCGAGCGGGACACCATCTTCGACGAGTTCAAGCACCGCGAGGGGACCCTGATTAACGGCATCGTCCAGGGCGACTCCGCCGGCGGCATCGTCATTGACCTGGGGCGCACCGACGGCATCATGCCCTATTCCGAGCGCATCCCCCGCGAGCAGTACCGCAAGGGAGACCGCGTCAAGGCCTTCGTGCTCGAGGTGCGCAAGACCAACCGCAGCCCCCAAATCATCCTCTCCCGGCGCCACCCGGGCCTGGTGGAACAGCTCTTCGCCCAGGAGATTCCCGAGGTGGCCGACGGGACGGTGGTGATAGCCGCCATCGCCCGCGACGCCGGTTTCCGCACCAAGGTCGCCGTCCGCTCCACCGATCCCAACGTGGACGCCGTGGGCACCTGCGTGGGACTGCGCGGCTACCGCATCCAGTCCATCGTGCGCGAGCTGGACCAGGAACGGGTGGACCTCGTCCTGTGGGACCGGGACATGCTCCGCTTCGCCAAGCACTCTTTCAACCCGGTTGAGGTCCTGCGGGCCGAATACGACGAAATCAACGAACGGGTGCTCGTCGTCGTCCCCGATGAAAAGCTGTCGGTGGCCATCGGCAAGGGCGGGCGGAACATCAAGCTCGCCTCGCGGCTGGTCGGGGTCCGGATTGATGTGCGCAGCCCCGAGCAGTACGAGGAGGAGAAGACCGCCCTCTCGGCCCAGGAGGAGCAGGAGGAGGTCGTCGCCGACCTGACCTGTCTGCCCGGGGTCGGCGAGTCCACGGCGATGAACCTCTTCGCGGCCGGTTTCGACGGCGTGGAGACCGTGGCGGCGGCATCGGCGGAGAACCTCTCCAAGGCCAAGGGCATCGGGCCGAAGACGGCGGAGAAGCTCATCCTGGCCGCCAAGAAGCTCCTGGAGGAAGAGGGCTACTAA